In the genome of Dioscorea cayenensis subsp. rotundata cultivar TDr96_F1 chromosome 1, TDr96_F1_v2_PseudoChromosome.rev07_lg8_w22 25.fasta, whole genome shotgun sequence, one region contains:
- the LOC120257957 gene encoding uncharacterized protein LOC120257957, with translation MKRGRPTNLVEPDSEIDRIFRQRLREEAESSGQQEVQIEQSEPSVMAEPRRTLSNYESPQFTGDAFSVQAPTVPANNFEIKASTIGMIGLADEDPHAHLSRFLQICSTFKINSVSDDAIRLRLFLFSLRGAAYRWLISLAPGSITTWKDMVKKFLARYFPPSKAARLRQEISSFQQGYSETLFEAHERFKDLLRQCPHHGFASWMRVQILFNGLSYQTRQLIDTAAGSSLSSKYPEDAEQLIESMASNESHWSTRGRPQKIAGIYEVNDTTTLAAKVEALTKRFDQFTMGSSSNNGAVLSCGTCGAAHSTVQCHISISSTGPVETVDYVGGGQRGQGNAYGPTFNSGWRNHPNFS, from the coding sequence ATGAAAAGAGGAAGACCGACAAATCTGGTAGAACCAGACAGTGAGATTGATAGGATTTTCCGCCAGAGGTTGAGAGAAGAAGCAGAAAGTTCAGGGCAGCAGGAAGTACAGATTGAACAGAGTGAACCATCAGTTATGGCTGAACCTAGGAGAACCTTGTCTAACTATGAGAGCCCGCAATTCACCGGTGATGCGTTTAGCGTACAAGCCCCTACAGTTCCAGCAAACAATTTTGAGATTAAGGCAAGTACAATTGGGATGATcggtttagccgatgaggacCCTCATGCACACTTGTCCCGTTTCCTTCAAATCTGTTCAACTTTCAAGATTAACTCTGTCTCAGATGACGCGATTAGGTTGAGATTATTTCTGTTCAGTTTACGGGGTGCAGCATACCGTTGGCTCATTTCACTGGCCCCCGGGTCCATCACAACTTGGAAGGATATGGTTAAGAAATTCCTCGCTAGATATTTCCCACCGAGCAAGGCAGCCCGATTGAGACAAGAAATATCTTCTTTCCAACAAGGTTACTCAGAAACTTTGTTTGAAGCTCATGAGAGGTTTAAGGATCTCTTGAGACAATGCCCGCACCATGGTTTTGCGTCTTGGATGAGAGTTCAGATATTATTTAATGGGCTAAGCTATCAAACCCGACAACTCATTGATACCGCGGCAGGGAGTTCATTGAGCAGTAAATATCCTGAGGATGCAGAGCAGTTGATTGAAAGCATGGCTAGCAATGAATCTCACTGGAGCACTCGAGGAAGACCACAGAAAATAGCGGGGATTTATGAGGTAAATGATACCACCACCTTGGCCGCGAAGGTAGAAGCACTAACTAAGAGGTTTGATCAGTTTACGATGGGCTCAAGCTCAAATAATGGAGCAGTCCTGTCTTGTGGTACTTGTGGGGCTGCACATTCAACTGTACAATGCCATATCTCTATTTCCTCCACAGGGCCTGTTGAGACAGTGGATTATGTTGGCGGTGGTCAGAGGGGCCAAGGAAACGCATACGGTCCCACATTTAATTcagggtggaggaatcaccccaatttttcatga